Proteins encoded by one window of Salvia splendens isolate huo1 chromosome 14, SspV2, whole genome shotgun sequence:
- the LOC121764490 gene encoding GDSL esterase/lipase 6-like: FPVADFISEYLGIPLQKPYMEMMNGTGKKFPANGINFASAGSGILPSTNKLSGVTAIQVQLHQFKSRAQQNQIDRKVVKDSLFLIESGSNDIFSYFDPSTSTPDAYMQSMLGQIHNFVDNIVRLGAGRVALFGLSPVGCVPARSNLPDAPLGKCYGKLNKMVKKYNMGLQNLVKDLARTHPGTIAVFGHVYETIQTYRAHPTHYGHFFCSFNFKITIRLKKILVVVNEFPCGSGPKLKT, encoded by the exons TTTCCCGTCGCCGACTTCATCT CTGAGTATTTAGGCATTCCACTGCAAAAGCCATACATGGAGATGATGAACGGAACGGGAAAGAAATTTCCGGCGAACGGAATCAACTTCGCCAGCGCCGGCAGCGGAATTCttccgtccaccaataaattATCT GGAGTGACAGCAATCCAAGTCCAATTGCATCAATTCAAATCACGAGCCCAACAAAATCAAATAGACAGAAAAGTCGTAAAAGATTCCTTGTTCTTGATAGAATCAGGATCGAACGACATATTTAGCTACTTCGATCCATCTACCTCAACACCTGATGCCTATATGCAATCCATGCTCGGACAAATCCACAACTTCGTCGATAACATCGTCCGCCTTGGGGCCGGCCGTGTCGCCTTGTTCGGACTAAGCCCGGTCGGCTGCGTCCCGGCTAGGTCCAATCTGCCCGATGCCCCCCTCGGAAAATGCTACGGCAAGCTGAATAAAATGGTCAAGAAATACAACATGGGGTTGCAGAATTTGGTGAAAGATTTGGCTCGCACACACCCCGGCACCATCGCTGTTTTTGGACATGTTTATGAAACTATCCAAACCTATCGAGCACATCCTACGCATTATGGTCATTTCTTCTGctcttttaatttcaaaattaccattagactaaaaaaaatactagtagtagtaaatgAATTTCCATGTGGGAGTGGCCCAAAATTGAAGACCTAG
- the LOC121764491 gene encoding loganic acid O-methyltransferase-like, whose product MAQYYATLHCFQHPRTCVRITSSSLTDSNRRTELNMGSPTKESSLLGLYAMNGGGGQYSYAQNSSYQRGVIDVAKPVIEEGIAAKLDIRHLSSTQTSTFRIADFGCSTGRNSFPYIQIITQAIEKKLIAEKGRITQIPAFHVFFNDQLMNDFNTLFRSLPPQINFYAAGVPGPFHGRLFPKASLDFAYCTCALNWLSQVPKAVADHMSPAWNKGKVHYTGAKQEVSGIGVPANLKDFQWLKVLGLK is encoded by the exons ATGGCTCAGTATTATGCTACTCTTCATTGCTTCCAACACCCTCGGACTTGTGTCCGAATCACATCCAGCTCCCTAACGGATTCAAACCGCAGAACAGAGCTGAATATGGGCAGCCCAACTAAGGAAAGCTCATTGTTAGGCCTCTACGCCATGAATGGTGGAGGGGGACAGTATAGCTATGCACAAAACTCTTCTTACCAG AGAGGAGTAATAGATGTTGCAAAGCCAGTAATTGAAGAAGGAATAGCAGCCAAACTTGATATTAGACACCTCTCTTCAACCCAAACATCAACTTTCCGGATTGCTGATTTTGGCTGTTCAACAGGAAGGAACTCATTTCCTTATATTCAGATAATCACTCAAGCCATTGAGAAGAAGCTAATAGCAGAAAAAGGGCGAATTACCCAAATCCCCGCGTTTCATGTGTTCTTCAATGATCAGCTAATGAACGATTTCAACACCCTTTTCCGATCACTCCCACCCCAAATAAATTTTTATGCTGCAGGAGTGCCTGGTCCTTTTCATGGTCGCCTTTTCCCCAAGGCATCCCTTGATTTTGCTTACTGCACTTGTGCCCTTAACTGGCTTTCTCAAGTGCCAAAGGCTGTGGCAGACCATATGTCTCCGGCATGGAACAAAGGCAAGGTTCACTACACAGGGGCCAAACaagaagttagtggaataggggtcccTGCAAATTTGAAAGATTTCCAATGGTTGAAGGTATTGGGCCTGAAATAG
- the LOC121764492 gene encoding probable inactive leucine-rich repeat receptor-like protein kinase At1g66830, with translation MNSYITERFSPFFIPSLIFFCRLTSYSFATTLEMKRDESALLTFKAFITSDPHNMLKLNWSTRTSVCSWIGVTCDSHGTRVTRSKIPNMELVGSIPPEIGNLDSLVSLDISGNHLHGPIAASVFNMSVIDSIILSNTNSSGRLPEDICRHNRLQRLKILDLSLNNLEGDIPLSLAECPQLETVEFSGNSLSGHVPREIGNMTRLK, from the coding sequence ATGAACAGTTACATTACGGAGAGGTTTTCCCCATTTTTCATACCTTCTCTCATATTCTTTTGTCGCCTGACTAGTTATAGCTTTGCTACCACACTTGAAATGAAAAGGGATGAATCTGCTCTTCTTACTTTCAAAGCCTTCATCACTTCAGATCCTCACAATATGCTAAAGCTAAATTGGAGCACTCGAACCTCAGTTTGCTCATGGATTGGAGTCACTTGTGATTCCCATGGCACTAGAGTGACTCGTTCAAAAATCCCAAATATGGAACTCGTAGGCAGCATCCCACCAGAAATTGGGAATCTTGATTCTCTGGTTTCTCTAGATATAAGTGGAAACCATCTTCATGGTCCTATTGCTGCATCTGTCTTCAATATGTCGGTAATCGATTCTATTATATTATCCAATACTAACTCATCAGGTCGCCTTCCCGAAGACATTTGCAGGCACAACAGACTTCAAAGACTCAAAATTCTTGATTTAAGCTTGAACAACTTGGAGGGAGATATACCGTTGAGCTTGGCCGAATGCCCACAACttgagacagttgagttttcgGGCAACAGCTTAAGTGGACATGTGCCCAGAGAGATTGGGAACATGACACGGCTTAAATAG